Genomic window (Candidatus Bathyarchaeia archaeon):
TTCCGGTTCTAATGGCTGGGGGCACCCAAATGAGCGCCATACTTGCCATTGTCAAAGCGTTGAAACCCGAGGTTTTGGATAATGTGGCTATAGGGACTACAAGATGGATAATCCTGGATAAAGAGGCAGACCTCCCAGGATTAGTCCAGCAAATCGCCGACGTCCCAGTTTTAGCCATAAACCTCAATTTCAGCTCATCAAAGTTTAATGGCTTAAGAGCCTACGAAGCTGGAGCTGTTAAAGAGGGCGTTGGCGCGGGAGGCGCTTGCATAGCTGCGATTCTGAAGTCTGGAGGCGCAGTATCGACGGACAAAATCTTTATTGAGGTTGAAAAAGCATATAGCAGCCTGTGCAGTGACTTCTAATGACTAGGAAAATTAGGAACCTAATCGCGTTCCTAACGATTTTTCCCGTAGGCATGACTGAGGACTGTCTCGTTGACGCCGCAGACCTTATGTACCTTTTCCCAGCGGTTGGAGCGCTCATAGGATTCATAGCGGGACTGTTCACCTTTGCTTTCATGCATGTTCTGCCAAGCCTCGTGGTTGGCGCCATATCCTGCGGCTTCATCCTTTTACTGACGGGCCTTCACCACATGGATGGACTTTTGGACTTCGGAGATGGGTTGATGTGCCACGGTTTACCGGAGAGGAAAATTGAGGCTATGCATGACAAGCAAACGGGAACTGGTGGCTTCATGTTAGGTTCAATAACTGTTCTGATAACAGCTCTCTGCATTTCCCAGCTGGATACACGTATCGTTCTCCAAGGTTTAACAATGGCTGAGGCTTTCGCCAAACTCTCCATGGTTATACTTGCATGGAGCGGCAGGTCAGCCCATGAAGGAATGAACACCTACTTCATCAACGCCATGCATAGAAGCCCTAGAAAGCTCCGATTAGCCATTTCCTTAGCGATTTCACTTACAATAGCCTTAATCTGCCTTAAAACCGCCGGCTTAATTGTTTTAGGCGCAAGCCTAGTCACAGCGCTCGTCATACTCAAGGTTTCAAACCGCCATTTTAATGGAATAACAGGCGACGTAATGGGAGCATCAAACGAGTTGACTCGCATGGCCTCTCTACTCGTCATTCTAGTGTTAAAATCAACGGGCTACATTTAGGGGGAGAACAAAAAATGAGGGCAGCAGTTTCCTGGAGTGGTGGGAAAGAAAGTTGCCTAGCCATGTTTAAGGCTCTTCAAACTGGAGTGGAGGTTTCCCATCTTCTAACTTTCGTGTCAAAGGGTCGTTGCATGTCCCACGGTCTCCGCGCAGACCTCATTCTAGCCCAGTCAAAGGCCTTGGACATACCTCTTATCCAGAAGGAGGTTACATGGGAAACTTACGGTGAGGGTTTTAGGGAGGCCCTCAGCGAGTTTAAGAAGGCCGGAGTTGAAAACCTTGTCCTGGGCGATATTCTTGAAATACCAGCACATGAAGGCTGGGTTGACAATGTCTGTAGGGATTTTGGCGTCAAGCCTATAAAACCCTTATGGCACATGGACCCGGTAAAGGTGCTCAGCGAGTTTGTCGCCAAGGGCTTTGAAGCCATCCTCGTCAAGGCAAGGGCAGACATATTTGATGAAAGCTGGATTGGACGGAAAATGGACTGGAACTTCATTAAAGACATAACTCGACTGGAAAATGTCAACCCATGCGGGGAGCTAGGTGAATATCACACCTTCGTCTACAACGGACCTATATTCAAGAAGCCCATTAAAGTAGTGAATTTTGAGAAAAAACGCGTTGACAATTACTGGTTTCTAGACATAACAGCCTTCCATCTCTAAAACTGTCCTAGCCAAAGCTTTATACACGTTGCACGTAGAATTCCATAGTGCCTCCCAATGGAATCTACAAAAATATGCATAGTCACACACCTTTTTCTGCCCCATGTGGGCGGCATAGAGAAGGTAGCTTATGAACAAGGCAAACGACTGCTTCAGAGAGGCTTCAAAGTCCTGGTTCTCACAAGCGACATAGCCGGACAAAAAAACTACGTTTACGATGGAATAAATGTTCATTGCTACTCGGCTC
Coding sequences:
- a CDS encoding diphthine--ammonia ligase — its product is MRAAVSWSGGKESCLAMFKALQTGVEVSHLLTFVSKGRCMSHGLRADLILAQSKALDIPLIQKEVTWETYGEGFREALSEFKKAGVENLVLGDILEIPAHEGWVDNVCRDFGVKPIKPLWHMDPVKVLSEFVAKGFEAILVKARADIFDESWIGRKMDWNFIKDITRLENVNPCGELGEYHTFVYNGPIFKKPIKVVNFEKKRVDNYWFLDITAFHL
- the cobS gene encoding adenosylcobinamide-GDP ribazoletransferase, producing the protein MTRKIRNLIAFLTIFPVGMTEDCLVDAADLMYLFPAVGALIGFIAGLFTFAFMHVLPSLVVGAISCGFILLLTGLHHMDGLLDFGDGLMCHGLPERKIEAMHDKQTGTGGFMLGSITVLITALCISQLDTRIVLQGLTMAEAFAKLSMVILAWSGRSAHEGMNTYFINAMHRSPRKLRLAISLAISLTIALICLKTAGLIVLGASLVTALVILKVSNRHFNGITGDVMGASNELTRMASLLVILVLKSTGYI